The Hyperthermus butylicus DSM 5456 genome includes a region encoding these proteins:
- a CDS encoding SAM-dependent methyltransferase has translation MKRREKPLIVIEHLEPVLSRWILAEYRHAARLAHGRLVFTNAGRCCKELSMIAPCYEKSIVELEGTLYTSRSNVIILDPQAEKLLDPQEAANAEAIVIGGILGDHPPRGRTRELLTRRASGMKARSLGPHQFSIDGAVYAAVKTLEGVAPDRLEVVLNPVVSIDLGDLGVIEVELPYAYPKVNGEPLMAPELRELLAAGLALEELREIKGQGLPSCWQLLPTNGATAPSQG, from the coding sequence GTGAAAAGGAGAGAGAAGCCGCTAATAGTGATAGAGCATCTTGAGCCCGTACTATCCCGCTGGATACTTGCAGAGTACCGCCACGCAGCTCGGTTAGCCCATGGCAGGCTTGTATTCACGAATGCGGGGCGTTGCTGTAAAGAGCTAAGCATGATAGCTCCATGCTACGAGAAGAGTATAGTAGAGCTTGAAGGTACTCTCTACACTTCTCGGAGCAATGTGATAATCCTTGATCCCCAAGCGGAAAAACTGCTGGACCCGCAGGAGGCAGCTAATGCGGAGGCAATAGTTATTGGTGGAATTCTCGGGGACCACCCGCCACGGGGAAGAACGAGAGAGCTGCTGACAAGGCGTGCAAGCGGAATGAAAGCTAGAAGCCTGGGCCCCCACCAATTCAGCATCGATGGTGCGGTTTATGCTGCAGTTAAGACTCTAGAAGGAGTGGCGCCAGACAGACTTGAGGTCGTATTAAATCCCGTGGTAAGCATCGACCTGGGAGATCTTGGCGTGATTGAGGTTGAACTGCCCTACGCGTACCCAAAAGTTAATGGAGAACCATTGATGGCTCCGGAGCTGCGGGAACTGCTGGCAGCAGGTCTGGCCCTTGAGGAACTCCGGGAAATAAAGGGGCAGGGATTGCCAAGCTGCTGGCAACTACTTCCCACCAATGGGGCTACAGCGCCGAGCCAAGGATGA